From a single Hemibagrus wyckioides isolate EC202008001 linkage group LG27, SWU_Hwy_1.0, whole genome shotgun sequence genomic region:
- the rnd3a gene encoding rho family GTPase 3a has translation MKERRSCQKSSFQPGMDASQNVKCKIVVVGDSQCGKTALLHVFAKDCFPENYIPTVFENYTASFEIDSRRIELSLWDTSGSPYYDNVRPLSYPDSDAVIICFDISRPETLDSVLKKWKGEIQEFCPNTKMLLVGCKSDLRTDLNTLVELSNHRQMPVSYDQGSAMAKQISAPYIECSALQSENSVRDIFHVATLACVNKSNKTVKRNKSARSAKRISHMPGRPDLAAVATDFRKDKAKSCTVM, from the exons ATGAAGGAAAGAAGATCGTGTCAGAAGTCGTCCTTTCAGCCGGGAATGGACGCGAGTCAGAACGTTAAGTGTAAGATAGTGGTGGTGGGAGACAGCCAGTGTGGGAAGACCGCCTTACTTCACGTTTTTGCCAAGGACTGTTTCCCTGAG AACTACATTCCCACCGTGTTTGAGAATTACACAGCGAGTTTTGAGATTGACTCTCGGAGGATTGAGCTCAGTCTGTGGGACACTTCAG GCTCACCATACTACGATAACGTCAGGCCGCTGTCGTACCCCGACTCAGATGCCGTCATCATCTGTTTTGACATCAGCCGCCCGGAGACTCTGGACAGCGTTCTTAAAAAG TGGAAAGGAGAGATCCAGGAGTTCTGCCCCAACACCAAGATGCTGCTGGTCGGCTGCAAGTCGGACCTGAGAACAGACCTCAACACCTTGGTGGAGCTGTCCAATCACAGACAGATGCCTGTGTCATATGATCAG GGTTCCGCGATGGCTAAACAGATCTCGGCTCCGTACATCGAGTGTTCGGCGCTACAGTCGGAGAACAGCGTGCGGGACATTTTCCACGTGGCGACGCTCGCCTGCGTCAACAAGAGCAACAAAACTGTCAAGCGCAACAAATCGGCACGCTCTGCCAAGCGCATCTCGCACATGCCTGGCAGGCCTGACCTGGCTGCCGTGGCAACAGACTTCCGCAAGGACAAAGCCAAGAGCTGCACAGTCATGTGA